The following proteins are co-located in the Eubalaena glacialis isolate mEubGla1 chromosome 14, mEubGla1.1.hap2.+ XY, whole genome shotgun sequence genome:
- the TMEM247 gene encoding transmembrane protein 247: protein MATEDGKMMEGRGAGESCPTFPKMVPDDPMSEGKSRASLAQEAESPKPDSSYDYLEEMETCEDRGCPGPPTTLSSKAGPATTNGQAGDGPERAELPLAPAAAAPGTAGPQRNAEMELEKVRMEFELKRLKCLHKENERQRQHEEVMEQLQATPRLFSGGLQDLLLPQNQFAMFLYCFIFIHIIYVTKEMVFFLFSKHYLFCIAAILLCLIKTLWSYFQVPSLSPSLGTSFPHLCLPPIRTCC from the exons ATGGCAACAGAGGACGGAAAGATGATGGAAGGCCGGGGGGCAGGAGAAAGCTGCCCAACCTTCCCCAAGATGGTGCCTGATGACCCCATGTCCGAAGGGAAGTCAAGGGCTTCTTTG GCCCAGGAGGCAGAGTCCCCCAAGCCAGACTCGTCCTACGACTACCTTGAGGAGATGGAAACTTGTGAGGACAGAGGCTGCCCGGGGCCACCTACGACACTGTCCTCCAAGGCCGGCCCCGCCACCACCAACGGCCAGGCGGGCGATGGACCTGAGCGCGCAGAGCTGCCCCTGGCCCCAGCCGCGGCGGCCCCAGGGACCGCAGGGCCCCAGCGAAACGCCGAGATGGAGCTGGAGAAGGTGCGCATGGAGTTCGAACTCAAGCGGCTCAAGTGCCTGCACAAGGAGAACGAGCGGCAGCGGCAGCACGAAGAGGTGATGGAGCAGCTGCAGGCGACGCCCCGCCTG TTCTCAGGAGGCCTCCAGGACCTCCTGCTCCCTCAGAACCAATTCGCCATGTTCCTGTACTGCTTCATCTTCATACACATAATCTATGTCACCAAGGAGatggtcttctttctcttctccaagcACTACCTGTTCTGCATCGCGGCCATTTTGCTCTGTTTGATTAAAACTTTATGGTCATACTTCCAAGTGCCTTCGCTCTCTCC